Proteins encoded in a region of the Bactrocera tryoni isolate S06 chromosome 4, CSIRO_BtryS06_freeze2, whole genome shotgun sequence genome:
- the LOC120774826 gene encoding uncharacterized oxidoreductase TM_0325-like has protein sequence MSLAGKVVIVTGASSGIGAAAAKAFAQQGAKVVLTGRNEAKYTEAACKAVNSKAELLLIIGDVTTDAEKIIKTTIDKFGQLDVLVNNAGFGERGSILDIDVDQFDRVMNTNVRAVFLLTKYAAPHLVKTQGNIVNVSSVAGLRSYAGFSVYCTSKAALDQFTRCIALDLAPKNVRVNAVNPGVIVTEFHKRLGLSDEEETKFLKHSKSTHALGRAGEPNEVADVIIFLASDSSSFITGATLPIDGGRNIMCPR, from the coding sequence ATGAGTTTAGCTGGTAAAGTTGTTATTGTAACCGGAGCAAGTTCCGGCATTGGTGCCGCCGCAGCTAAGGCCTTTGCCCAGCAGGGTGCCAAAGTGGTGCTCACAGGACGAAATGAAGCAAAGTATACTGAGGCTGCGTGTAAAGCAGTCAACAGCAAAGCGGAATTACTACTCATCATCGGCGATGTAACGACGGACGCTGAGAAGATTATCAAAACAACAATTGACAAGTTCGGCCAGTTGGATGTGTTGGTGAATAATGCCGGTTTTGGTGAAAGGGGTTCAATCCTGGATATTGACGTTGATCAATTTGATCGTGTCATGAATACAAATGTGCGAGCCGTCTTCCTGCTCACTAAATACGCCGCACCACATCTTGTGAAGACACAAGGCAATATCGTGAATGTCTCTAGTGTGGCCGGATTGCGTTCGTACGCTGGTTTTTCGGTATATTGCACCTCCAAAGCGGCACTAGATCAATTCACCAGATGTATCGCCTTGGATTTGGCGCCGAAAAATGTGCGTGTGAATGCCGTAAATCCCGGTGTGATAGTAACAGAATTTCATAAGCGTCTTGGCTTGTCGGATGAGgaagaaactaaatttttgaaGCATTCGAAGTCTACACACGCATTGGGTCGCGCCGGCGAACCCAATGAAGTGGCCGACGTCATTATTTTCCTTGCTAGTGACAGTTCGAGCTTTATAACGGGCGCAACTCTGCCGATCGATGGAGGCAGAAACATCATGTGTCCGCGTTAA